AATAGAAGACCATTATCATAAATACAGATTGTCGGATGCACTAATGGGAATTTACAAACTCATTTACAATGATTTCTGCGGATGGCTATTAGAAATTGTAAAACCGGCATATCAACGGCCTGTCGATCAAAAAACATATGAAAGTGTCATTGCTGTTTTTGAAGATAATTTAAAAATCTTACACCCGTTTATGCCATTTCTAACAGAAGAAATCTGGCAGGTAATTAAAAAAAGAACCCCTGAAGAAGCTCTGATAATTGCAAAGTATCCCGGATTAAAGACGAGCAACACACAGTTAATTGCCGATTTCGAGTTTGCTTCCGAAGTAGTATCGGAGTTAAGAACCATTCGTAAAGAAAAAAATGTTCCTTTTAGGGAAGCTATAGAAGTTTTTGTATTAAATAATGAGAACATATCTGCTCATTTAGATGGAATCATTCAAAAATTAACCCATACATCCGTTATCCGGCCGGTATCGGAAAAGATGAAAAGAGCAGCTTCTTTTAGAATACGATCAAATGAATACTTTGTGCCCATTTCTAAAGAAGCGATTGATGTGGAAGCAGAGGTAAAAAAGCTCACAAAAGAGCTGCAAAGAGCAGAAGATTTTTTATCGGGAGTTCGGAAAAAATTGACGAATCAGCACTTTATAAGCAATGCACCGGAACAAGTAGTGGCTATAGAACGTAAAAAAGAAGCAGATGCAATAGCAAAGATTGAGACTATTAAAACCAGTTTGGCAAATTTACAGTAGTATCGGGAAAAATTAAATGAGTTCACTATTTAGACAACTCTGTAAAATAGTTGTAAAAATAAGGAATGGTTTCAATACCCTTTAAGTAGTTAAAAATACCAAAATGTTCATTAGGCGAATGAATCGCATCACTGTCCAAACCAAACCCCATTAAAATGGTTTTACTTTTTAACTCTTTTTCAAATAGCGAAACAATAGGGATACTTCCGCCACCCCTTTCTGGAATAGGAATCTTTCCAAAAGTTTTTTCGTAAGCTTTCTTTGCTGCCTGGTATCCGATAGTATCCATTGGAGTTACATATGCTTGCCCTCCATGATGCGGGGTTACTTTTACTTTTGTCGATTTTGGCGCAATATTTTTAAAATGATTCGTAAACAATTCGGTAATTCTATACCAATCCTGATTTGGCACCAGACGCATTGAGATTTTTGCAAATGCTTTGGAAGGAATCACCGTTTTTGCCCCTTCCCCGGTATAACCACCCCAAATTCCATTTACATCTAAAGTAGGTCGAATGGAGTTTCTTTCATTGGTAGTATAACCTTTTTCTCCGTACACATCTTCAATAGCCAAAGCCTTTTTATATTGTTCCAAAGAAAAAGGAGCTTCTGCCATTGCATCTCTTTCTGCTCTTGATAATTCTTCCACATTACCATAGAAACCGGGAATGGCAATCACATTATTTTCATCATGTAGCGATGCAATCATCTTCGCTAAAATATTGATCGGATTTGCCACTGCTCCACCATATAACCCCGAATGCAAATCTCTATTCGGTCCCGTTACTTCAACTTCAACATAACTCAATCCGCGTAAACCTGTAGTGATAGAGGGTTGTGTATTACTGATCATCCCGGTGTCAGAAATCACAATAATATCATTTGTTAATTTTTCTTGATTTCGTTTGACAAACCAACTCAAACTCTCCGATCCGATTTCTTCTTCACCCTCTATCATAAACTTTACATTACAGGGAAGGTTTTCTGTTGAAATCATATACTCTACTGCTTTTACGTGCATGTACATTTGTCCTTTATCATCACAAGAACCACGTGCAAAAACAGCTCCTTCCGGATGTATGTCCGTTTTCTTTATCACAGGTTCAAATGGAGGAGCATCCCATAGTTCCAAAGGATCAGCAGGCTGCACGTCATAGTGCCCGTATACCAAGACAGTAGGCAGTGAAGCATCAATAATTTTTTCACCGTAGACAATAGGATAGCCGGGTGTTTCACAGGTCTCTACAAAATCACATCCTGCTTTTTCCAAACTTTTTTTAACGATATCAGCTGCATTTAGTATATCTTGCCGGTAAGCTGAATCTGCACTGATAGAAGGAATTTTTAAAAGCGTAATAAGCTCATTGATAAAACGATCTTTATGCGTTTCTATATAGGTTTTTATATCTGACATGATTTGTATTTGCTAGAGACCAAAAGTACATGAATTTTTTCATTTGAAAATTCAAAAAGTCTAAACGAGTTCTTTAATTAAAAAATACAAAATTTAGTTTTTTACAGCAGAAAAGTAGTAAAAATTCCTACAAAAAGTACTTTGCGATTTGAGATGAATACTTATATTTGCAGTCCGAAAGCTGAACATAGATTCAGTTGAGATGCAGGCGTGGTGGAATTGGTAGACACGCTAGACTTAGGATCTAGTGCCGAAAGGTGTGAGAGTTCGAGTCTCTCCGCCTGTACAAAAATAGAAGAAATCCGAAGTCTTAGGACTTCGGGTTTTTATTGTGTGCCGTGCATGGTAATGCACTAGGTGGTGAAAGTCCGGATCAAGCAAAAAAGTTGTGGGGAAGACTTGAATAAAAATTTTATCATTTCAGATTTTTTTTAAATGAATATCCATTAAATAACTGTTTATTAAGTTTTTAAACTCTATTGAATGATGCTTTTGCGATTGACTCAACTTAAATGTTTTCAATAATATCTTTAAAATCCCACAAGTTTTCGGATTGATCCGAACTTACATCACGCAGTAATGGTTGGATGAATTACTTTAGGTTAGCAGATATGCAGAAGCTGTTAAAGAGCATAGACGAGTGGTATAGAAGACGGCTTAGAATGGTTATTTGGAAACAATGGAAACAGATAAAGACCAAACTAAGGCATCTCACCAAATTGGGATTAAACAAATCTAAAGCTTGGCAATGGGCAAACATAAGGAAGAGTTATTGGCATACAGCTAACAGCTTTATACTTGCCACTACCATTACCACAGATCGACTTAGACAAGCAGGCTACATATTTATGCTGGATTATTACCAAAAGGTCAGAGTTAAAACTTAAGGAATCGCCCAGTACGGAATCGTATGCTAGGTGGTGTGAGAGGACAGATAGGGAAATAATCCCTATCTTCCTACTCGATTAAAAAACAAATAAATATAAAGAATGAAGAAAATAGTGTTATGTAATTTAATTATGGAGTTTACAACATTTATACAGATATGGTAACACCTCATGCTTCAGTTATATTAAATTTGATAAAAACAACTAATTGTGTGATTTGATTCCTTGAACTCATTTAAACTTTTTGGATGTAAGCGAACATTAGAAGTTTTTAGTTCTGTTGAAGGCTTTTTTGAGTTGCATAGGCAGCGCTACGGAAGGAAAAAAAGACAAAAACAGAGCGGAAAACAGTAATTTTTTAGCAAATTGAAAAAGTTTAAATGAGCTCCTTTTCAAACCATCAAAACTTTTGATATATTTATTTTAAAATCCTGCTAACTTAATTATTACGGACGGGTTTTTTTGTGCAGAAAAATAATTTAAGTGAAAAATAATAAATGATGTAGCAGTAAGTATTGTTTTAGCAATTTGTAAGTATCGTGTCATTTTCACAAACAAGTATTGGTACCATAACACCTGATCCTTCTGCTATATTGGATATAGCAAGTACAACAAAAGGGTTTACTACCACGGGTGAAGTACAAATAAAAGGGATTGTTTCTTCGGTGGAAGGGTTGGTTATATATTGTACGGACTGTAGCCCGGAAGGATTAGCTTATTTTCGATATAATTATTCTTTTTGATATTAAAGCGTGTCAACCTAACGAACAATAACCAATTTAAGTTATCTCTTCTTTAGTAATTATTCTCTATTTTTGGGAAGCTTTAAAAAGTACGTATGAATAATAACGATATAAAAATTTTATTGGTAGATGATGAACCGGATATTTTAGAGATTGTAAATTATAATCTGAAAAATGAAGGGTATCAGGTACTCACTGCAAAAAATGGTTTGGAAGCTGTAAATACAGCTAAGAAATTAGTTCCGCATTTGATATTATTAGATATTATGATGCCTGAAATGGATGGTATTGAAGCTTGTGAAAAAATAAGAAAGATAAAAAGTTTAGAGGAAGTAATTATTGCTTTTCTAACCGCAAGAGGAGAAGATTACTCCTTGGTAGCCGGATTTGAAGCGGGTGCTGATGATTATATTACAAAACCTGTAAAACCTAAAGTGTTAGTGAGCAAAGTAAAATCTTTACTAAGGCGGTTAAAAACCGATAAATTAGTTGAGATTTCTTCTAATATTGGAGATATTATTATAGATAGAGATGAGTATGTTGTTTTTAAAAGTGATAAAAAAATTGTACTTCCCAGAAAAGAATTTGAACTATTATCGTTGCTAACTTCCAGGCCGGGAAAAGTATTTAAAAGAGAGGTTATTTTAGATACTGTTTGGGGTAATGAAGTCGTCGTTGGCGGAAGAACTATTGATGTCCATATCAGGAAACTGAGAGAAAAAATAGGGGACAATTATTTTAAAACTGTAAAAGGAGTAGGCTATAAGTTTGTACTGGAAAATAAAGATAAATAGTTTTATCTTCTTATGAAGTTTAAAAAAACGTATTCCTTTGCACTCTGGTCATCAGTGTATCTAACACTTATTTCTGTTATTTTAACACTTATATTTTATTTCTTTTTTTTCAAAAAAATAGATTTTTTAGTTATCCTTATTTTTCAAATTGCTTTTTTTTTCCTATCTTTTTTAATTATTCAATATAGGACAGAGCACTCTATATATGAACGTGTAAAAAAAATATACGATGAAGTTTCCATTCTAAATGCAGGAGACATAAGAAAGAAATCCATTACCACAGATATTGAGACACTATCTAAAACAGTACAAGAGTTTGTTGAGGGAAAACGTATTGAAATTCAAAACCTTACTGAGCGGGATTCTTTTAGAAGAGATTTTTTAGGCAATGTTGCACATGAACTTAAAACTCCTCTTTTTACTGTTCAGGGATATATTTTAACACTATTGGAAGGAGCTGCTGAAGATGGGTTAATCAGAGCCAAATATTTAAACAGAACCGGGAGAGGAGTAGAGCGTTTAGTTTCTATTGTAAAAGATATGGATATGATTGCCAAACTGGAAACTGAAGGCATGAAAATGAATTTTGAAATTTTCAATATTTTAGAACTTATTCAAAATGTCTTTGATTTACTGGAAATACGCGCCAAAAAAAGGAATATCACTTTGCAATTCGATAAGTTTTATGAGTTTTCTATTTTTGTAAAAGGAGATGTTAAAAGAATTGAGCAGGTACTCATTAATTTGGTGGTAAATTCTATTAAATATGGTAATACAAACGGCTTAACTACTGTTGGTGTAGAATCATATAATGAGCAAAAGTTTATCATCAAAGTAACAGATAATGGGGAAGGAATTAAGCAAGAGCATTTATCGCGTTTATTTGAACGTTTTTATAGAGTAGATCAAAGTAGATCAAGAGAGCAGGGGGGTTCGGGTTTAGGCTTATCTATTGTAAAGCATATCGTGGAAGCTCATAATGAAACTATTTTGTTAAATAGTATATATGGCAAAGGATCTGAATTTTCATTTACTTTAGAGAAAGCGAAATAAAAAGTAGTAGAGGTACCCTAAAGTAAATTCACGGTATAGCATCATTAACACGCCCTAGTACATTTTATATATTTCACTATATGGAAACATCGGATAACTTTTTTGAAAGAGTATACCAATTAGCCCGTCTTATTCCTTACGGCAGAGTAACCAGTTATGGGGCCATTGCCAACTATTTGGGAGCAGCACGCTCCGCCAGAATGGTGGGTTGGGCTATGAACAGTTCAGGGAAATATGAGGACGTTCCGGCACATAGAGTTGTTAATAAAAAAGGACTATTAACAGGCAAACACCATTTTGGCGGAACTAACTTGATGCAACAATTGTTAGAAAATGAAGGTATTGTTGTAGTTGATAATCAGATTCAAAATTTAGAAAAAGTCTTTTGGGATCCAATGAAAGAGCTATAGAAATGTGTTATCAAACTTATCTCCCTTCCAATAACTTGAACTCTTATGATTAATAGCAATCTTTTTTAAAAACCCTTTCTTTACAAGGGCTTCCATATCTGTTCTGGCTGTCTGATTGGTTACTCTATACACATTTTGAATTTCTTTTACCGTAAAAGTTCTATTTGATTTTTTTCTATTTTAAATAGAATGTCAGCTTGCCTGTCATTGATGTTTTTATATTGTAAAAATTTTGTAAGATTGTTCTCTTCTGGATATGCAACAAAAAATGGTACAAAAAGTTAAGCTACATTTTTGATTTGATATAATTTTTCAAATTCGATGATATTTTTGTAACCAAGAGCAGAATGTCTTCTGTATCTGTTGTACCAAGTTTCTATGTATTCAAAGACTTTAATTTGAAGACTTTTGTTGGATATAAACTTATTGTCTATCATTAGTTCTGTTTTGATTGTTTTAAAAAAAGATTCAGCTACTGCATTATCCCAACAGTTTCCTTTTCTACTCATACTGGGTGTTACATGATAACTTTTAAGGATATTAACAAACGCATGAGATGCGTATTGTACACCTCGATCAGAATGAAAAATCATACCTTCACAAGGCATTCTGTTGTTTACAGCCATTCTCCATGCAGCAATGATAGTTTGTCTTGCTTTGAGTCCATTGCTCAAAGACCAACCAATGACTTTACGATCAAACAGGTCAATAATTACCGTTAAGTACAGCCATCCTTGTGCAGTCTTTAAATAGGTAATATCAGAAACCCATTTCTGTGCAGCAGCGGTAGCTTTAAAATCTCTATCCAATACATTATCAGCTACTGGATATTGATGCTTAGAATCTGTCGTGACAACAAATTTCTTTTTACGAACTGCTTTAATCCCGTGTTTTTTCATCAATCGTGCTACCCTAGACCTAGATACTTTAAACCCTTTAGCTTTGAGTTCCTCTGTAATTCTAGGACTTCCATAAGTAGATTTACTTCGCTCACAGATACGGTGAATCTCAGAGAGTAGCATACGATTTTTTCCATCTCTATCTGATGGAACATAATTCTTACTCCTGTAATAACTGTTTCTACTAATTTTAAAAATTTTACACATCTTCCCAACCGGATATTCTCTACTGTAATCTTTGATAAATTTCAATACTTCCGATCGCTCTTGGAGAAGATGCTCACGGCCTTTTTTAAGATATCCCGCTCCATGGTAACATCCTTGAGCTGTTTACGTAATCGCTCTAACTCTTTCTGATCTTCTGTGAGTTGTTTGACGCCATTACCGCTAAAAGCTAAATCAGGACGCTGTTCTAATTCTCTACGCCATCTGTAAATAAGATCTGCACTGATTCCCAATTCCATGGCAATCTGCTTTGTGTTACCTCGTACATTGCTTAATTCTACTGCTTTAATTTTAAACTCTTTACTGTATTTTCTTCGTTTCATATGGTTAAGTTATTTTAGATAAAATTAGCTTAACTCTTTGTCACTCTAAATGTAGCAAGTCCATCGACGAATTGAAAGTGGCAGAACGAACCCTACAGTTAAAACATTACTTAGAATAGCCGAAGGTTTGGATATTGATTTTTTAGACTTGTTTAAAACTTTTTAATTGAGAAAAGAAGAAGTTTTTAATCTATCATCTTATTGGTTTTAAGATAATTCATAATATGTTCATAATATGTTAGATTCATTTCCTTTTGTACTATTGAGTAAATTTCTTCACCAACCTTAGTTAATCTTAAAATATCTAATTCAGTCCTCTTTTTGGAGCTTTTAACCGAGTGTTTAATGTTAAAAAAATCAAGTTGATATGAGTATTTTGAAGTATTTAATATGTAAATAGATTCTTCGATAAGGCCTAAATCTTCTAAAAGATAGATATCTCTTCTATCAAAGCCCCAATGCAAATCAGAATATTCACTATTCTCATCGGAATCGGTGATGAGCATTTTAGAATTTGATACTCCTTCACCATGTAGGTTCCACAAGCAGTTAGATAATAAAGAAAACAATTCTGCTTCGTCTGACGAGATTGATTTTAAAAGATTTAATGTTCTTTTTGAGAAGCTAGATGGATTCTTTACTTCACCAGCTAAAATTTTAGCCCATAAATATTGCATCTTTTCATGAGAACAATCTTGAGTAATATTGAAAAATTCAACGATCCAGTCTGGGTCAACTGGATTCTCTGATGCTTCTCTCTCTCTGGCAAATTCAATAGCTCTAGCAACAATGCTATCAATGTTTCTTTGTCGTCTTTCTTCTTTTAACAGAATTCTATTGTAGATTTTTTTAGTCGGGTATATGCCAAATTCTCTAGGGCAAAGTAATAAGACTT
This window of the Flavobacteriaceae bacterium genome carries:
- a CDS encoding dipeptidase encodes the protein MSDIKTYIETHKDRFINELITLLKIPSISADSAYRQDILNAADIVKKSLEKAGCDFVETCETPGYPIVYGEKIIDASLPTVLVYGHYDVQPADPLELWDAPPFEPVIKKTDIHPEGAVFARGSCDDKGQMYMHVKAVEYMISTENLPCNVKFMIEGEEEIGSESLSWFVKRNQEKLTNDIIVISDTGMISNTQPSITTGLRGLSYVEVEVTGPNRDLHSGLYGGAVANPINILAKMIASLHDENNVIAIPGFYGNVEELSRAERDAMAEAPFSLEQYKKALAIEDVYGEKGYTTNERNSIRPTLDVNGIWGGYTGEGAKTVIPSKAFAKISMRLVPNQDWYRITELFTNHFKNIAPKSTKVKVTPHHGGQAYVTPMDTIGYQAAKKAYEKTFGKIPIPERGGGSIPIVSLFEKELKSKTILMGFGLDSDAIHSPNEHFGIFNYLKGIETIPYFYNYFTELSK
- a CDS encoding RNA-directed DNA polymerase; the encoded protein is MNYFRLADMQKLLKSIDEWYRRRLRMVIWKQWKQIKTKLRHLTKLGLNKSKAWQWANIRKSYWHTANSFILATTITTDRLRQAGYIFMLDYYQKVRVKT
- a CDS encoding response regulator yields the protein MNNNDIKILLVDDEPDILEIVNYNLKNEGYQVLTAKNGLEAVNTAKKLVPHLILLDIMMPEMDGIEACEKIRKIKSLEEVIIAFLTARGEDYSLVAGFEAGADDYITKPVKPKVLVSKVKSLLRRLKTDKLVEISSNIGDIIIDRDEYVVFKSDKKIVLPRKEFELLSLLTSRPGKVFKREVILDTVWGNEVVVGGRTIDVHIRKLREKIGDNYFKTVKGVGYKFVLENKDK
- a CDS encoding sensor histidine kinase, which gives rise to MKFKKTYSFALWSSVYLTLISVILTLIFYFFFFKKIDFLVILIFQIAFFFLSFLIIQYRTEHSIYERVKKIYDEVSILNAGDIRKKSITTDIETLSKTVQEFVEGKRIEIQNLTERDSFRRDFLGNVAHELKTPLFTVQGYILTLLEGAAEDGLIRAKYLNRTGRGVERLVSIVKDMDMIAKLETEGMKMNFEIFNILELIQNVFDLLEIRAKKRNITLQFDKFYEFSIFVKGDVKRIEQVLINLVVNSIKYGNTNGLTTVGVESYNEQKFIIKVTDNGEGIKQEHLSRLFERFYRVDQSRSREQGGSGLGLSIVKHIVEAHNETILLNSIYGKGSEFSFTLEKAK
- a CDS encoding methylated-DNA--[protein]-cysteine S-methyltransferase; translation: METSDNFFERVYQLARLIPYGRVTSYGAIANYLGAARSARMVGWAMNSSGKYEDVPAHRVVNKKGLLTGKHHFGGTNLMQQLLENEGIVVVDNQIQNLEKVFWDPMKEL
- a CDS encoding IS3 family transposase (programmed frameshift) — protein: MKRRKYSKEFKIKAVELSNVRGNTKQIAMELGISADLIYRWRRELEQRPDLAFSGNGVKQLTEDQKELERLRKQLKDVTMERDNLKKGREHLLQERSEVLKFIKDYSREYPVGKMCKIFKISRNSYYRSKNYVPSDRDGKNRMLLSEIHRICERSKSTYGSPRITEELKAKGFKVSRSRVARLMKKHGIKAVRKKKFVVTTDSKHQYPVADNVLDRDFKATAAAQKWVSDITYLKTAQGWLYLTVIIDLFDRKVIGWSLSNGLKARQTIIAAWRMAVNNRMPCEGMIFHSDRGVQYASHAFVNILKSYHVTPSMSRKGNCWDNAVAESFFKTIKTELMIDNKFISNKSLQIKVFEYIETWYNRYRRHSALGYKNIIEFEKLYQIKNVA
- a CDS encoding helix-turn-helix domain-containing protein; the encoded protein is MESGRTNPTVKTLLRIAEGLDIDFLDLFKTF